The following coding sequences are from one Candidatus Endomicrobium procryptotermitis window:
- a CDS encoding tail fiber domain-containing protein has translation MAYQFGGLQGAARGAAAGGSFGGGWGALGGAIAGFIGLHDWLNDDVLGLGPQEYDASKDVANQAKAIEMTQYALNSPYGTVDWTGSINDGTRKLNITLSPTEQAKYDSVVNLLKELNADYGDKAAKRAEDAVYESFQRYNTPAFEKNLTDLQTKLVNQGIPVGSEAYKRAMQDLYNTQYDANLTAANQAVLTGNQTKISELGALINLYNSINQSINNPTSDYNLTNSTSVNPTYSSTLAQQQANQQSQAASIGALASAIPSIISAIKGSNNNSSFANYNPTSKLDYNYGSGSYLNNYLNNTSSVNPSYTYSSGQYNPNLNTFYSDVRMKENIEPIGKLYNGLTVYKFNFIGENITKIGLIAQEVKELMPYAVSEDSEGLLLVNYDLALQMPSDREEINQYDPQRPDGNEQIVEQEIPQEYKRGDYNE, from the coding sequence ATGGCTTATCAATTTGGAGGTTTGCAGGGTGCCGCAAGAGGTGCAGCGGCTGGAGGCAGCTTTGGCGGAGGCTGGGGCGCATTAGGCGGCGCCATTGCCGGATTTATAGGACTTCATGATTGGTTAAATGACGATGTTTTAGGACTAGGACCACAAGAATATGACGCATCAAAAGATGTAGCAAATCAAGCTAAAGCTATTGAAATGACCCAATACGCTTTAAATAGTCCTTATGGAACCGTCGATTGGACTGGCTCAATTAATGACGGCACACGTAAATTAAACATAACTTTGAGCCCAACTGAACAGGCTAAATATGATTCAGTTGTTAATTTACTAAAAGAATTAAACGCTGATTATGGAGATAAAGCGGCAAAAAGGGCTGAAGACGCTGTTTATGAAAGTTTCCAGCGTTATAATACTCCAGCCTTTGAAAAAAATTTAACAGATTTGCAGACTAAACTTGTAAATCAAGGTATTCCCGTTGGCAGCGAAGCTTATAAAAGAGCAATGCAGGATTTATATAATACTCAATACGATGCTAATTTAACAGCCGCAAATCAAGCTGTATTAACAGGAAATCAAACAAAAATTTCAGAACTGGGCGCACTTATCAATTTATATAATTCTATTAACCAAAGCATTAATAATCCTACATCAGATTATAATTTAACAAACAGCACTTCAGTAAACCCAACATATAGTTCTACACTTGCACAGCAGCAGGCTAATCAGCAATCACAAGCAGCCAGCATTGGCGCCCTTGCTAGTGCTATACCGTCCATAATTAGTGCCATTAAAGGCTCTAATAATAATTCTTCTTTTGCTAATTATAATCCTACATCAAAGCTGGATTATAATTATGGCAGCGGCTCCTATTTAAATAACTATCTCAATAATACTTCCAGCGTTAATCCATCTTATACATACAGCAGTGGACAATATAACCCTAATTTAAACACATTTTACAGCGATGTACGTATGAAGGAAAATATTGAGCCTATCGGAAAGCTCTATAATGGTCTAACAGTTTATAAGTTTAATTTCATAGGCGAAAATATTACAAAGATAGGATTAATAGCTCAGGAAGTAAAAGAATTAATGCCTTATGCCGTCAGCGAAGATTCTGAAGGGCTTTTACTTGTCAACTATGATTTAGCATTACAGATGCCGTCCGATAGAGAAGAAATAAATCAATATGATCCCCAGCGTCCCGACGGAAATGAACAAATAGTAGAGCAGGAAATTCCACAAGAGTACAAGCGGGGTGATTATAATGAATAA